In a single window of the Rhizobium etli CFN 42 genome:
- a CDS encoding RidA family protein, giving the protein MTGVCVNQFPNAAGKVENSPYQRLAALGIKLPPPPPPIANFVTHVVEGNMLYLSGQGPREADGFLHAGKVGAGVGVDEAYRHARLTGINLLAVMQEALGDLTRVKRVVKLLGMVNAVPEFEDHPSVINGCSDLLIAVFGAAGEHARSAVGFGSLPGNITVEIEAIVALNG; this is encoded by the coding sequence ATGACAGGAGTTTGCGTGAATCAATTTCCCAACGCCGCCGGCAAGGTCGAGAATTCGCCTTACCAACGGTTAGCCGCCCTCGGAATCAAGCTGCCGCCGCCGCCGCCGCCGATCGCCAATTTCGTGACGCATGTGGTGGAGGGTAATATGCTCTATCTCTCCGGCCAAGGCCCGCGCGAGGCAGACGGCTTCCTGCATGCAGGCAAAGTCGGCGCCGGCGTCGGTGTCGACGAGGCCTATCGACATGCGCGGTTGACCGGCATCAACCTGCTCGCCGTCATGCAGGAGGCGCTGGGCGATCTCACCCGCGTTAAGCGGGTGGTCAAGCTGCTCGGCATGGTCAATGCCGTGCCTGAGTTCGAGGATCATCCGAGCGTCATCAACGGCTGCTCGGATCTGCTGATCGCGGTCTTCGGCGCGGCCGGCGAACATGCCCGCTCGGCCGTCGGCTTCGGTTCGCTGCCGGGCAACATCACCGTCGAAATCGAGGCCATCGTCGCCTTGAATGGCTGA
- a CDS encoding aminotransferase class V-fold PLP-dependent enzyme, whose amino-acid sequence MPNDIRPSLGLRPVINVSGTMTSLGASIVVPEAIEAMAAILPHFVEINDLQRKASSVIARLTGGEAGFVTASCSAGISLAVAGAITGDNLLAIEKLPDVVPEKNEVLVQMGHVVSYGAPVDQAIRLAGGKVVLVGQATSTHRFHMEKAITEKTAAAVYVVSHHVVDYGLLNLKEFIEIAHARGVPVIVDAASEYDLKIFLEQEADIALYSGHKFLGGPTSGILAGRKELVRNAFLQNMGIGRGMKVGKESIFGVMAALEAWERRDHAGIRERETGYLNLWKRTLDGRPGITALIEPDPTNNPLDRLRLIVDPEQAHITAWDLADALAKGSPPIIVRDHEVEHRYFYLDPCNLHPGQEVIVANRLAEELDKARASNEIIATPIENRSRHRFDGLLRWPD is encoded by the coding sequence ATGCCCAATGATATCAGACCTTCGCTCGGCCTTCGCCCCGTCATCAACGTATCCGGCACGATGACCAGCCTCGGCGCCTCGATCGTCGTGCCGGAGGCGATCGAGGCGATGGCAGCGATCCTGCCGCATTTCGTCGAGATCAACGACCTGCAGCGCAAGGCCAGCAGCGTCATCGCCCGGCTGACCGGCGGAGAAGCGGGCTTCGTCACCGCCTCCTGCTCAGCCGGCATTTCGCTGGCGGTCGCCGGCGCCATCACCGGCGACAATCTGCTGGCGATCGAGAAGCTGCCGGACGTCGTGCCCGAGAAGAACGAGGTGTTGGTGCAGATGGGCCATGTGGTGAGCTACGGCGCGCCGGTCGATCAGGCGATCCGGCTTGCCGGCGGCAAGGTGGTGCTTGTGGGGCAGGCGACCTCGACGCATCGTTTCCACATGGAAAAGGCGATCACCGAGAAGACTGCCGCCGCCGTCTATGTCGTCTCCCACCATGTCGTCGATTACGGCCTGCTGAACCTGAAGGAATTCATCGAGATCGCCCATGCGAGGGGCGTGCCTGTGATCGTCGATGCGGCCTCGGAATACGATCTGAAGATTTTCCTCGAGCAGGAGGCCGATATCGCCCTCTATTCCGGCCACAAGTTCCTCGGCGGCCCGACCTCGGGCATCCTCGCCGGCCGCAAGGAACTGGTGCGCAACGCCTTCCTGCAGAATATGGGCATCGGCCGCGGCATGAAGGTCGGCAAGGAAAGCATTTTTGGCGTCATGGCCGCACTCGAAGCCTGGGAGCGCCGCGACCATGCCGGCATCCGCGAACGCGAGACCGGCTACCTCAATCTGTGGAAACGCACACTCGACGGCCGCCCCGGCATCACCGCATTGATCGAGCCCGACCCGACCAACAATCCGCTCGACCGGCTGCGCCTGATCGTCGATCCCGAGCAGGCCCATATCACCGCCTGGGATCTCGCCGATGCGCTGGCGAAGGGCAGCCCGCCGATCATCGTGCGCGATCACGAGGTCGAACATCGCTATTTCTATCTCGACCCGTGCAACCTGCATCCGGGCCAGGAGGTCATCGTCGCAAACCGCCTGGCCGAGGAACTCGACAAGGCGCGCGCTTCCAACGAGATCATCGCAACCCCGATCGAAAACCGCAGCCGCCACCGCTTCGACGGCTTGCTGCGCTGGCCGGATTGA